The Euwallacea similis isolate ESF13 chromosome 36, ESF131.1, whole genome shotgun sequence region CCCGAAGCATTGATGTTAGCTAGAAGATCTTGGTTCGCATGGTCGTTCGCCAACAATCTGAAGCAAACCAATCCCAGCCTGACGTCATTGACCACCTCAAATCTGTTATCGCTCTTGACTAGAGCTTCAAAGTGTTTTGCCAGTTTTATGTGATTCCTGATGTATTTTTGCAGGCCTGATAAACCATATTTCCTGATTACGAACCAGAGTTTAAGCGACCTGAACCTTCGGCTTAAGGGTATACCCCAGTGGCGATAATCGATGGCTTCATCCGAATTTGCGTGCTGCAAGTAAAGGGGGTCTACGACTAGGGCTGAGGTGAGCTTCACCCTGCATCTGACCCATAAACACGAGCAATCAAAGTTCACCAGAAGCCATTTGTTTGGGTTGGTATTGAACGAGTCTGCATAttcaattccttttaaataagGCTTAAGCTCTGGACAGATAAAGGCATTGCCGGCGTAGGCTGCATCGACGTGGAGCCATATGCAGGGCTCCGCCTTGCAAATTGGCCCCACAACTTCCAAATTATCAAAGGAGCAGCTGGACGTGGAGCCTAGAATTGTGGACACGAAGAAGGGAACTAGGCCATTTTCTTTGTCCTTTTTGATGGCGTCCGCTAAAGCGTGTTTGTCCAGCGATCCATTTTCATCTGGATCTAAGATTCTCAATTTaactaacaaaattttagcaGCTTTCTCAACGCAGGAATGGGCCTCTTTGGAACAGTACCCCACTAGCTTAGGAAGAAAGACGCTGTCCTCTATTTCACTTCCTGAGCTACCGAGGTTCTTCTTCAAACACTGTATCGCTTGGTTCCTGGCAGCTAGCATGGAGATCAGGACACATTCACTGGCACTAGTTTGAATCACACCCCCTCCAGAACTGCCCTTGTTGGAAGTTATGAATTCGTTAGGAAGTCCTATGGCCTTGCCGAACCAATCCATCACTATCGTCTCCAATTCAGTGCACGCAGGACTTGCTGCCTGCAAtagaaaaaattctattagCTTTCAAGATATGTATGTTGGGAAAAACATGCTAATGTTTAAGTATGCCTAGAAACTAATGTGCTAATAGCGTGTTTAAACGATGTACCTAGGGATCTCCTTGTTATATAAGTTTCAACCAATATTGTGTAATTTGTATAGAACATAAGTGAGGAGCTCTTTACGTGATGACGCAACTTGGAGGATGTGGGAACTTTCTTATACATGAGATTCTAATAACAAAGTTTAGGGTGTTGactctatttaatttttttaagtaattttttacatgatttttttccacgaaaataaatacaaaatactgATTCATTTGCTTGCATCGACCTTGGGCCATCTGCGAGTTGCATactaaatgttaataaaatagtaGGATTAAACCCATTAAACTGAGGACTTGGTACAAGCACTTGAATATGCTGACCGAACTATCATATTGTATGAGATGAATTTCAGATATCAAATTATTCaacttgaaataataattatgagtTGCATAATAATGCTTTGCCCTGTCGGGTTCCGGAACCCACTATTTTGCATAACCCATGACTTAGGTATTAATCTTCGTTTTTAATCTTGATCATTGTTTGTACTTGAACAGACAGTGTATTAATTAATGCGTTCGGTATAGCTCCCATGAATTAAACacttatatgtatgtatttcaATAGGTTCGGttctgtaatttttgaatatttcatacATTGTCGCTTCCactaattcaaataaataaaaagggCTTTTTAACTTAGGAGCATGGAACATTACCGGGGGATCCCCTTTTTCACCTAGAGGGCCGTAGTCCCCTTTTCGAAATTGGACAACCAGCGCCCCCTTTCTCGATCTGGACGGTCAACACTTCGTGGGCGAATTTTTGTATCCAGAAACCCTCTTTCGAACCTGGAGACCCCCGAGGAATCCCCTTTCTGGCCTGGAAGGCCGTAGTCCCCCTTTCGGAACTTTCCGGTGTTCATTAATTAGATCCAAATTTGAACTAATATCATTTTTGCGGGTAGATACATTTGTGTTCTACTGCGGTTTTCAAACCGATAAATGGGAGTTAGTTAACAGAAGcaggattttaaattcaacagCATGATTCCTTTCAGGAGTTCTTATCTCAAAGTCGCATAGATACTTAACAAAAACTTGTGGAAAGTGTTATTTCCACCCAACTTGTTAGATAAATAACTAGTAAGATTAGCAAAATATACTTTTTCGCAACAGGGTTGGACTACCGGaaattttaggtaattttgaGCGCATATATTTTCTAATGCTGAAAATCAAAacacttttttcatatttctttgaCAATTTCATTTACAATAACTGGTCTAAGTATCAATTTCCGATTGTGCTTTTGAAAGACATTTATGGGATGTAaggtaaacttttaatagcaAACAAAGCTACTTTTTGATCAAAGCCTTAGAAAAAACATGATATCTcgcttattatttaatttattttttttaatatgggCTTTTAGTGAAAtcaatgcattttttacaaaatgcacttttcacttttaaaaaacaacgtAAGTagttactttttcttttatcgtAAAGTATCCTTGCATACCTGTAAGTGATGTCTTCACAGCCTGAACTGTAGCTGTTTATATAAGATGTCtacgaaaaagtttttaataattgtgtCACTAAAAAATTTGTACACTTAAACAAATGGCCTGCACGTAGCTTAAAACCgcctaataaatttataattttgaactGGGAAGAGAAAccttaaacacaaaaatatctggaaatgtttttttcaagtattaattttttacagttttaaagattttttaatatatttcacGATATTTTGGCCCACTGTGCAAATAAGAAGCTTTGGAAGAGTTTTCGCAAGGTGCGTTGCAACTGTATTCTTACTCCTAATATAATCGACCGACTTGTAATAAGAATCCATATGATTCCAAATTAATCTACTacatcttaatttattttccaggATCGTCTTTGCCTGGAGGTCACTGGTTAAGTTTCCAGTGACTTTATTGCaacttttgctttttaatCCTACGCATTTTccaatgaataaatttaataagaatgtctatatacagggtgtttggtaaCTCGATACATTCCTTTAAGGGAGTGATAGAGCATAAGGTAAGGACTAAATTTGACCCAACTTATCTTAGAATCAAAGTCGATAAtaaagatacagggtgtcaaagttaaaaaattaatcatattttctttaatatcttgcGATTTCTTCCagctaattttgtaaaattgtataTCCGGGGGTTTTTTGGgatgagaaaaaaaagatatactgtattgaagtcgctagaagcaacggtttctgagaaaaacgCACCTCAAGCTAATGATGTAAAAATCATTTCAggatttattgaatttctttatgCCCATTAACATTATAGTTCttaaaaagaattataattattaattattaattctaattttacaaaattagctGGAAGAAATCgcaagatattaaagaaaacatgatttattttttcaactttgacaccctgtatctttgttattatcaactttggTATTAAGGTAAGTTGGGTTAAATTTTGTCCTTACCTCATGTTCTATCATTCCCTTAAAGGAATGTGTCGAGTtatcaaacaccctgtatatatacagccttttaattccatttatgTTGTCTATTTGATTGCcgatatttttacattaaagcTCTActcgaaatattttaaaaaggaacTAATGAATAAGGAACTTACCCAGGAGAATCCAATGCAGCCAATTGCATCCGACAGCATATCAGCCAAAATGGAAGGGTAGGAATTTCCACTTGGAAAGTAGGCATGAAATCTCGGGTGTTGCCAATGAGTGATTCCTGgcattattttcttatcaaCATCCCTCATGATGTCGTCCCAACTTTCTGGATCAATAGGAGCTTCCCCCGGCAATAATTCCTTCAGATAGCCCGGCTCCAAGTTGGGAGTCACCCTTTGGTTTGGTAAGTTGTTCATATACGAACAAATATAATCCACCATCTCTTTTCCCCGACTTCTAAATTCTTCTATATCcattgttatttgttttaataaattttaacacttaAAGCACTAAGGCGCGAAAATCTTGGGGCGATGCACTTTGTTATGTTTGCCGTACGAAAAGCTTTTGACGCTGTTCGCGGTTCGTATGCGACGATGATTTGAGCCGCAGCTTTGGtcaaattacttttataataCGAAGCTTTCGTTAAATTGGGGGGAGGGAGGCTTACGTAGATCTCGGGATATCCCGAGAATTACGTACAAGattattacattaatttaCGCCTTTGAGACAAGAAAGTCTACATCCGACGGAGGACCCAACATCCTCTCAACATCTGGCAAATTTTACTTCATTGAGCCGATTCCGCGAAATCGGTCATTAGCACATGGAATGACTGTTAGTTTTTGGAAACGTTgctttcattaatttatattgTGTTTCAGGTGTAAAATCGCCGACAGTTATGAACACTAAGAAATGTTTCCAAGGGGTATGAACACTTGTGTCCCAGATCAACATGCTGACACTGAAATCTTCCATCTTCATGGTTCATGTGTCTGTATATAGATAACATATCTAAGAATAAGCTACGAATCCGGGGTGGTGGAAATTTGAATGTGGGATCTACGGAAGGGTGAGCGttataaaatcctttaaattttgaaaatcttgcacatttcaataattattaagaattcCCCTCGAAACTAGATTTATCTATTGCGGTTtctgaaatatctcgaaaaagGTGAGAGTagctcaatttaaaaataaaaatttcaaaaactgttagATCTACAAgcaaaaacaggaaaaaaatagttttacaATCTGTATATCAAGAACTGTCAATTTTCGTATAAGTTTGGTTCGTAAAGTGGGAACCACCCAGCATATGGTGTTTTCGCAACATTCTGAATAATTTTAGGTGAATTCCCAGTCAAGACATATTAAGCCAATCTTCTGTAAAAGTCTGAGTGAAATTTGaggatttattaatttattaaataccaCAAACCGAGAAAAGCACAACAGGTCACTATCGTTTAGGTATCATTAGATTAGGCTAATTAGAGCTTTGTAGAACACAACTTCATTAACTCGCCCTACTTCTAGAGAAAATTACGTGTTCAACTTTAGGACTTCTAATCCATGAAGTGCCGTAAGTGGCacgaaaaatatatttctggtTCGAACTTCTGATCTTGTTCACCTTAGAAATAGCTCAAGTTCCAACCTGGCAGAgatgagtaaaaattaataattacctcACGGTCCTTAATATCTGTGTACCATCGATAATTAGTTGATTAAGTGTATAAATAATGTACAAATTTCTAAATGATGATTTTCTGCAGGAGAAGTATTTTTTCAGGCTCTGAGGAGTTGATGAGTTTTATGAGCCCCCACATAAATGTGTTAGTGGCAATTCCACGAAAGATTCAATGGAAAGAAGATGTTGGAAATTTACGCATCCAAGAATGTGTTCATCATTCCTGGTTAGGTGAAACACAATATCCACGGCATAGTATCCATGGCAAAGATGCTGAAGATATCCTAAAATCTTTTCCGAATTTGGGGAAACTCTAAGTGCTTCCACACAAGTGTAAACTGATGCCTGCTTGTGGTTCctcctttttcctttttccttCCAACTTTTCCAGGCTATGCCTACACATGTGAATATCTTCGGACATGCGCAGCATGATGCGTCCGTACCTATTTTATACATACCTGATGAAGCCGATAAGCAGAAACACGTGTCGCCGGGTTTCCCAATATTATCTTTTTACTTCTACTTGGATGCTCGATTTCTTTTGCGAACTTGCCACTAATTTTTCTCACATTTATTATCGTTTGTACAAAACTTTTTCACTTTCAACCATTCCTGGCTGCGCAAATCACAGCAGGTATCCATAGCGGAGCTACCTTGGATGTCCTGAATTCATCTTCCCAAATATACACTCCTGCATAATATCCTAGAATAGACAATAGATTAGGAAAAGTTAATACATACGGGTATACATAGAAATTATCCTTAGAAGTGAAGATGGATATGTTTGCCTAAATTACCATAACACTTCATAATGAATTGCATTGTGGTTGTGAAAGCTATGCATCATGTTTAAAAGAATATCAGCAATTTCTCGAATATTATAGTAAATAAACGTAAGTCGTATGGCCAAGTAAGTgtgttaattgcaaaaatgtcGATAAAAGCTCATGAATTGCACTAAATCCTTGAAGATTTCTAACGACAATACTTAAAGTGCTACTTGGGGTATTTACGATGAGGTAAGCCAAACTACCGACTTATGTAAGTTTGTATGGAGAACTAGAATCCAGTGAACAACTGAAGTACAATAACGAAATTAGTAGTTTGCGAGATGTAAAATGTACTATCGAACCAAGTTCCAGCTTCATTATGATTACGATCTTGGCAAAATGGTGAATGAGCATTTGATAATAGTAACATGCCTGCGATGGCTTAGTAACTGTTCTAGTTACTTATCTGCACGAGAATGCGCAAAAGTCTTATATTCAGGTTGTAATACATTCCCGGGGATACATGGGGATCCTCTAAACCATAAGAAAAACAGGATCAGTTAAATCAAGGCAAATGCGTGCCATGCAATGCTCATTCAGAAATTGCCTTAATTTAACTGATGCTCTATCTTTTATTGGTTAAAAGCTTCTAATAGCGAGAATGTATGGAAATCACCCCGTACATTCCAGCGAATctctaacaccctgtatatcacgCGGTTTTACGGAGGATTCATGGTGCTTACTTTCAGGAGTTATGAAATAGGTATTTAAAGAGCATTTTTGTTCGCCTGATCATCATTATCTCGTGTTTAATGTAGTCAGTACCCAACATAAATTAAAGCTTTGAAAAACTGTTGGTCTCAATAGGTTTTCATTTGCTCGAGTAAATGTTTTGTCCAATTTCGATTTCTCAAAATAGCGTTGATTCcatttaatgaaatgttttgtTCCTCCGCCTCATATCGTTCGGCGCCCACTCATGATAGAAGCAATCAATTGAAGTCCATTGATATCCAATATATCATGCCGTCTGATTGCTAACGTTTACTTCATGTAACAGTTTTAGATTTAACACCTGAGAAATAATTAGATTTTCACATTTGAATGAGGTCAATGAGTGATTCATGACATCAAAACCTGATAATAGTGCTAAGTATTCTTGTAATAGGTACCTAACGGAGGAATGACTCTAGACTCTCTTTCCTCAGAATTCCATGGAAAGCTTCCATTATTCTTAGTGATATTCTCTTTTTCAGCAAGTTTCTATTTCTTACATTGTGGCCCACCATATCACAGTGGGTCGCGCACAAAATCGTCTCACCTCTCACGAAAAATAGATATAGATTTATCGTTTCAGGATTGCTCGAAAACTGACCATATTATGTTATTAATCAAACTGATATCTCTCGCGAATCGATTTCGACCTGATCTCGTTGAAGATTTCGGCTTGCAAATCGAGCACCTTAATCGGCTTGAAGTCAGCCCAGACACTTGCTTCCActaaatatccaaaaattccAACCTGATCGAATCACTCTACTGGTGGGCtcaattcaaacatttttatgagttCCTCCCTGAGAAATTTACCAGATCAATTTGGAGCGCCCCATTTAGGATGCTGGAGGCAGCGCATGGTCAATCGATAGCACAGACAGcaaaatgattaataattgACGTTTTTATCGATCACAAATCTGACGTCATTAATCCAATTGAGATTGTTCGTGAATCAGGTTGAATTTAACCTCGTTGAAGGCTTCGGTTAGCAAATCGAGCACCTTAATCGGTTTGAGGTCGGCCCTGGCAGCTATTGCGGCCAAATATCCCTAAAATCCAGTTTcaatctaaatattttcagcatAACTCAAATTGTTCATAAGGTGTGGCTGTTTAAAGTGCAAAATCTGTCATATCGAGAATGTcattatctcgaaaacggccGAGACAATGACAAATGTCAAGGTAATGACGTCACTTTCGAGAAAATGACGTCGAGATAATGACAATGTATATCGAAAggcaaaaacaaattatttcttgCGGGAAACCGAAATAGTTTTTCATTAGTTTCtaatttactattattttctCACTATTCTAcattgtttttcaatattcttatTACGTACTTAATTTGCTTATCCTCTATTTTTAACTCCTCCTACATCCCTCAGTAACTTatagtttcaaaatattgcaTATATCATTGAAATAGAAAACTCATTACTAATGCGTTCTATTGCTGTTTTAACATGTTAAAGCGAAAAATCATCCTTAGCGCGTGGTCGTTTCCCGAATTTCTatctaaatttatattcacATGTAGTTGTTAATGTCTGATGGAGAATTTTCGTTACCACCAATAAAACGTGCTAAAAGATTGTACAAAATTGGGCAATTCGACTCGAAACCAAAATTTGTGAAACAGGTTTAAGGGCACGCAAAAGACATGTCCGAGGGGAGATTCCATTTGAGGAGGTTCACTGCAGAATTAGGAATAATACACAGAGTATCCCAACAGTGTACAATCGGTcgatatttctttttgcatTAGAGTCACAGCAAAAACTTGATATCAGGATTGTAGAGAGCAGTGCTGCACATACACGGATATATTGTGTCTAAGAAAGTGTAGCATTCctaattaaaacttaacatattgaaattttaaattaagcaaaagaCTTAAATAAAgtgccaaaatgaaaaatgtaaaaatataaaattttgtttttttaaatagggcCTTTCAGAGTTTCTGTGACACTGCAGAAGAATATCTCCTATTTCCTATGAGGggccaaaaatgcaaattattttaaagagataATTGCCGTTTGCATTTTTCTTGTTAACTCCACAAGATCTATTAAacaacacaatttttaaaattacaaaaaaagctggaattttaaaattttaaaaacagttatttatgtaataagtaAAATCAGTTTATGGGCAGACTAGTTTGGGAACGAGTCCATGACAGCATGACTCAAATAAACCTCATTATTACATGTGCGTTACATCCGACGTTTTATGACCGTTTATGTAATTTAccaataatttaacttttaaaaaatgtcacaatTCAATCACTTCTGAAATATGTGAATCACTTGTTAAAATGCCTGAGTTTTGTAACCACTATTTATGTCCGATGTTTATGGTGTATACTGTAACTTAAAAGAAGAGCAAAACGAGAAAAAGAAGAAGTTATTTTTAGtaagtacttaaaaaaagtgacCTAAAACAATTAAAGTTTCAACGATCTATCGCCGTAAAAATACATCGGATGTAACAGAGCCGTACCTGAACTAAAATAACTATGTCAGTCAGTGtaataaatatacagtgtgtcaatttcaaaactttgaatTGTCTATCAGTCTGAAGattgaaagtatttttagaCCATTCAAAAACCGTTACGATAGAATGAAGTAGAAACCAATTTAATAGAGGTTGCCAGTTTCTACGTATATCCCTAAGGGGAGTAACTACCCTAActctaatattttatattgcaaCATCTATCAtgtgatacctcatttgaaaaatctttgtAACTGCGTATAAACAAActagtttcaataaaaaaatttcaatttttgaaaagtcaTAGCACTTTTGATAcagaaatatcatatttaaaaaatattcactaaaaatgtttaaaatgttcatttacatgttcaaaatgaactaaacttctatcattttttcaaatgtttcagGGGTAATGGACTGATATACTTCGATAATTCGATGCTGTAAGTCTTGCAAATTGGCTGGTTTGGTTTTGTAAAGGGCTGATTTAATGTAGCCTCAAAAAAATCAAGCGGTGTTAAATCCGGGGATAGCAGTGGCCACTCTATTGCTCCTCTGCGACCAATCCATCTTCCTGAATAATGTTGATCTAGCTACTGCCTTATTTATAGAGTGCGATGCAGTAAATCATCATCCAATTAAAGATGTAAAAGATTTTCAACTAATTACAGGTTGTTTTCAATATACTAATCGATCGATACACTATTTTTGCAAATCGTTTTCATCGCAATTCTTGTATTAGAACGATATTTATCAATACTAATATTCAAACTAGCAACAAATGATTAagttgtattaaaaaatacattacaataaaaataagagaaaaaacacacaaaactTGTTTTGTCAAAACGTTTTGAACagtttttctgaatatttttttaatatgatatttctgtattaaaaatgctgtaacctttcaaaaattgaattttatattgttggaattcgtttttttttatacgcAGTTTTCaaagacctttaaaattaagtatCACATGATAAgtgttgcaatttaaaattttagaggtTGAGTGCCTACGCCTCTTAGGGGTACACATAGAAACTTGCGATTATTAAACTGGTTTCCCCTTCATTCGACCAAAAcggtttttgaatttttttacaaatttttagtCTTCGGAATTAGAAGCAAtccaaagttttgaaattgacatCCTATACTAGGAACataattaatcaatttatgACCTACTGTTGGCGAGCGCTAAAGTAGACGTTAATCGTTCCGAACACgaaaaaatggttattttatatttttcagagTTTACCCGTAGGTgggtattttttatattaggcTGTTACCTACATCTTGGGCCACCTGGTATGttacttttgttttctttttgccTTGATAAGTCGCTTTATCTACACTTCCGGCTGAAATCCCCCGGTCTAAAATCTGTCTGAGTTGGGTGAAAAAACCGAACATGTTTTCAAGAACtgataaaatgaaaactgtACAAagcatataatttttttcggtccaattaaattctaattattctaattaataataatttcgacaatttttggaaaaaaatttacaaaccttaaaaaaatatttactcgAACAGAGAATGAAAAGGTTTTTCAAGCAAAGTGCTACTCGGGTCCACTTTCACTTAAATTCTTTTCAGATGAATAATGGTGGAACGAAAGAATGAATAATGGAAAACGTTAGAAGATGTACCACTGGAGATAATAGTCGTCGTGTATGaggatttttctttgaagttttcGGTAACTGAATAACAGAGGTTTTAACTGCGACGCATCGCATTTATTCCGTAAATaccagtttattttaaaaattgcgtaattttcATTACCCGTTACTTAAACTTCCGGATAAAGCGGCAGGAAAGGTCAGAAAACCCAAAGAGGTCACAAAAATCTTCATTGTTAAATGCTGTAAGAGGTGTGAAGATCCGGGTGCATTAAAATATAGTAATAACTAGCAACTAGTGGAAGATTGATCACATctttatatttcttatttttcgttatttgGCTTTTTAACTTGGGACTTGATTTAATTCTGTAGCATTATTGTCCCcgatttccataaaaaatagGGTGGTTTGGACACCTTCCCGTCTAACATGGTATGTATTTACCTCCCTAACAGGGACTATTGGTTGAAGTGGAACACCCATTTTAAGCGCAACGTTTCTGCTGGGTGTGCACTAGTCAACGTTAggtattattaattttttcggtCTATCTTCTCATGTTAAatctgatatttatttatttacaatttacgCAGAAAATCTCAACTTCGCTCAAATTCCCCCACAAATTAGGCACAATTTCCGTTGTAGGAATACCCATTCTACGTTTGATgtactaaaaataaatccgATGTCGCCTTAATGAGCATATCAAATCTATTTTAAACCtatgaataatattttaaaggacTTTCTCAACAATGTAGTGTGTGTAAAAGTCGATGCAGGACGCGTATTGTATTTCGGTGAATAACTTTCTATCTTATTTCTCTCTATCAGCAGTAATAACTGAGATCAGTGAGATtagattatacagggtgttgttCAATCTCGTGCTAATATTTCAGGACCTGATTCCTCACATCATTTTATGGAgtaaagttcatatgaacgtATGTCCGCAACAGCCCAAAATTTTTACCTACAGGGGggttgaattgtttttttcaatcgttatttttaatcaaaataaaaaaatcgttatttctCAGTAAATACTTTAGATATTGGTTTAAATATTCGTGTTTGTTAATGGGGCATAAAATCAcgtattttaataagaaacgTGATGATATTGCTCAACCAGTGGCGTCCCTACATACGTATCTTTTTCCGATTAGACTGGTCAATTTTATACGAAGAAGGTCTTTTACATCTTTTTCGTTAGACATGCCGTTCTTgattaaaactataaaaatcgTCTTTAATTAACTTGTTTACTTTAAGAGTTTATTATAAgatattgataattacattccgtaattttttaaattaaaaatattttcatgttttttctaatttttttgtatttttagtggtacatattataataaaatccttttttttaagcttttttcgGTTGTTATATAATGTGAGTCGTAGCAGAACCCACACAGAGCAGGTGCGTGTAGGGGACCTCAAAATATgagttattgatttttttgtatggTTGATAGTTTAAGAGGTATTGACCTCCGAAGTTggtttgtaaatttttaaaaaatggcatatttcagtaatttgCCATCACAACATaaccaaatttggaaaatattttatttttatcaacatatttaaatgaaatgtgaGATTGATAGATGCTCAATAAGGGTTGGATAAAGGGTAAAGTGATGTCTAAAAGGGTTAGTATTTTCTTATCTGTAAAGTAACTAAGAAACgggcaataaaatttaatagaaaatttagatctaaaatttttattcctcttgaaaatttgacaaaaatctTATCATGTTTGATAAAATCGCTGTTTTATAGGATAGAACCAAACTAgatttaaaggaatttaaaagaattaccAGTCAACTGTAAtgtaatgtaataataaaatgctaCGATTAGGATATGTATCACTTGCATGATTTTGGTAAATTACCAGTCAAAAATTACATCATTTTTGACTGGTAATCCCATAATATCTTACAATGATAAGTTTGttcacaaaacaaaaatacaaacttaaaacatacattaaacttgtaattttctatATACGGATTGTATCAGCTCCCAAACGTGAACCTTCTATATAACGTCCCTTATGTATTAAAAACGCCTCCACAATCCTCAGACCTAAATCCTATTGAGCACTTGTAGTCGCACTTCGAGAAGCAAATTAGGAAGCATGCCATAACGAGCTTTACGAAGATTTCTTCAGTAAAAATAATCCTTTATTTCTTAAGAGGTCACTGAAAATTTGGGGTTTTCAATGCCACGACTATTGCAGCGTTATTGATTTCAATGGGTatccaataaaattttgataggtATGTCCTTATTTGTTATTTGATTACACTTTTTCTATGATAGTAGATGTACAAATACCTTTTTGCTACATATTTTGATTctccaataaatgtttaaattttgctaaaatccATATTGTGTTTCCTAAGCTATATTTTAGTATTATCATAGGGAAAGGTTGGGCTAACTTTAATAGAGtattcatttcaaattcaaaattttatcattaagacttgttatatcaattttactgaaaaaaaaattcaagatgtacgaatactttttgtACC contains the following coding sequences:
- the LOC136418628 gene encoding aromatic-L-amino-acid decarboxylase-like; the encoded protein is MDIEEFRSRGKEMVDYICSYMNNLPNQRVTPNLEPGYLKELLPGEAPIDPESWDDIMRDVDKKIMPGITHWQHPRFHAYFPSGNSYPSILADMLSDAIGCIGFSWAASPACTELETIVMDWFGKAIGLPNEFITSNKGSSGGGVIQTSASECVLISMLAARNQAIQCLKKNLGSSGSEIEDSVFLPKLVGYCSKEAHSCVEKAAKILLVKLRILDPDENGSLDKHALADAIKKDKENGLVPFFVSTILGSTSSCSFDNLEVVGPICKAEPCIWLHVDAAYAGNAFICPELKPYLKGIEYADSFNTNPNKWLLVNFDCSCLWVRCRVKLTSALVVDPLYLQHANSDEAIDYRHWGIPLSRRFRSLKLWFVIRKYGLSGLQKYIRNHIKLAKHFEALVKSDNRFEVVNDVRLGLVCFRLLANDHANQDLLANINASGKLHMIPSMVKSKYIIRFCVNAENANQEDIEHAWRIITEHASEIIQPPNAKKVESTKPPLSRQISKRLAFTRSVSKELYKRSRSRSNLPDGATPILVADSDEEDVEVKSRENCDIVNVFSNSLDDNVFYDDCKKGCQFHPQSPTEIKCSGM